The following are encoded in a window of Halosolutus halophilus genomic DNA:
- a CDS encoding IclR family transcriptional regulator codes for MTDNARSGNHDRIKSVSVSLDIVTTLEQGPPRTITELADKLDRSPSNVLAHLRTLQERGFVVEEHNRYRPGLRYYEIGTAIREEYPLFVHGTQPADDLAADTGEFVWLMVEERGRGYYIYKSAGDAAVESGAYTTGSRWPLNASASGKVLLAHMDDTKVESVLDAHEMEQVTPNTITDRAELETELEQVRKEGIARDHEESAVGIRGVAAPVRGLDGLIGAVAISGPASRIEGEYFHETLPRKIAQTADIIRIRYNGDAAVDG; via the coding sequence ATGACCGACAATGCACGGAGTGGGAATCACGACCGGATCAAGTCAGTCAGCGTCTCGCTGGACATCGTGACGACGTTGGAACAGGGCCCCCCCAGAACGATCACTGAACTGGCCGATAAGCTGGACCGATCACCGAGCAACGTCCTTGCACATCTCCGCACGCTCCAAGAACGGGGATTTGTCGTCGAGGAGCACAACCGGTACCGGCCCGGGCTTCGGTACTACGAAATCGGCACGGCTATCAGGGAGGAGTATCCGCTGTTCGTACACGGGACTCAACCTGCGGACGACCTGGCAGCCGATACGGGCGAGTTCGTCTGGCTGATGGTCGAAGAACGCGGGCGCGGGTACTACATCTACAAATCGGCAGGGGACGCCGCCGTCGAGAGTGGAGCGTACACGACGGGGAGCCGATGGCCCCTTAATGCGAGTGCCAGTGGTAAAGTGTTGCTTGCTCACATGGACGACACTAAAGTTGAGTCCGTTCTCGACGCACACGAGATGGAACAAGTGACGCCGAACACGATTACTGACCGGGCAGAACTGGAAACCGAACTCGAACAGGTCCGCAAAGAGGGCATCGCCCGTGACCACGAGGAGTCGGCAGTTGGCATCCGCGGCGTAGCCGCGCCGGTCCGGGGGCTCGACGGTCTCATCGGTGCAGTAGCAATATCTGGCCCGGCCAGCCGGATCGAAGGCGAATACTTCCACGAAACGCTTCCGAGAAAAATCGCCCAGACAGCTGACATTATCCGGATTCGGTATAACGGTGACGCGGCCGTCGATGGATAA
- a CDS encoding SAF domain-containing protein, with the protein MEVRAQLAERVAEPITVALIGPGVYGSHLAYQIEETPGVVPAVLADLDLEKATGTFREVGVPEADVDVEETRDGIRDALSADRRVATTNGVAAAGAPVDVVVETTGDPEAGARHAWEAIEAGNDVVMVSVEVDATVGPLLARFAAHRGVTYTMAYGDEPAQVVRLADWARLQGFDVVAAGQGTELTFAPHATHEDALQRYDLPDSFIEENEPDARMYNTFLDGTKVAVELAAAANALGFPPDTGGIHMPETDRDGLLETLRPKADGGVLDRTGVIDAVTPTGDNPSAFVVTEAPNEATQTYLDQRYNINTTSDGRYQVFHRPFHLPQETLVSIARAALQDRATGVVTRQTTEVVAAAKRDLEPGETIHGGGGDTVYGQLEDASVAAEADLVPFELLSGAEVTRPIATDQPVSTNDVTLDTDSVLYQLRQLQDSLL; encoded by the coding sequence ATGGAAGTCAGAGCCCAACTGGCGGAGCGTGTAGCAGAGCCGATCACGGTGGCGCTGATTGGTCCAGGCGTGTACGGATCGCACCTCGCGTACCAGATCGAGGAGACACCTGGGGTCGTCCCGGCCGTCCTCGCGGACCTCGACCTGGAGAAAGCCACGGGGACCTTCCGGGAGGTCGGGGTTCCCGAGGCGGACGTGGACGTCGAGGAGACCCGAGACGGCATCCGGGACGCCCTATCGGCTGACCGGCGCGTCGCGACGACAAACGGCGTCGCTGCTGCCGGTGCACCGGTCGACGTGGTTGTCGAAACGACCGGCGACCCGGAGGCGGGTGCCCGCCACGCCTGGGAGGCTATCGAGGCCGGCAACGACGTCGTCATGGTGAGCGTCGAGGTAGATGCGACGGTGGGGCCACTGTTGGCGCGATTTGCGGCTCATCGGGGGGTAACCTACACCATGGCATACGGCGACGAACCCGCGCAGGTCGTCCGTCTCGCCGATTGGGCACGCCTCCAGGGATTCGACGTCGTCGCCGCTGGCCAGGGTACGGAGCTGACCTTCGCGCCCCACGCAACCCACGAGGACGCCCTGCAGCGGTATGACCTGCCAGACTCGTTTATTGAGGAAAACGAACCCGACGCCCGGATGTACAACACCTTCCTCGACGGCACGAAGGTCGCGGTCGAACTCGCCGCCGCGGCGAACGCGCTCGGCTTCCCGCCGGACACGGGCGGCATCCACATGCCGGAGACGGACCGTGATGGTTTGCTCGAGACGTTGCGACCCAAGGCCGACGGAGGCGTTCTAGACCGGACCGGGGTCATCGACGCGGTCACACCGACCGGCGACAACCCCAGCGCGTTCGTGGTGACGGAGGCCCCCAACGAGGCCACGCAGACCTACCTCGACCAGCGCTACAACATCAACACCACGTCCGATGGCCGGTACCAGGTCTTCCACAGGCCGTTCCACCTGCCCCAAGAGACGCTGGTGTCCATTGCCAGGGCGGCACTCCAGGACCGGGCCACAGGCGTCGTCACCCGGCAGACCACGGAGGTGGTGGCGGCTGCGAAGCGCGACCTCGAACCCGGCGAGACGATCCACGGAGGCGGCGGCGACACTGTCTATGGACAGCTCGAGGACGCTTCGGTCGCCGCGGAGGCCGACCTGGTCCCGTTCGAACTCTTGAGCGGTGCTGAGGTGACCCGTCCCATCGCCACTGACCAGCCAGTGTCGACGAACGACGTTACCCTCGACACGGATTCGGTGCTGTACCAGCTCCGGCAGCTCCAGGACTCGCTACTCTGA
- a CDS encoding CoA-acylating methylmalonate-semialdehyde dehydrogenase, with protein MLASLSDDGEVQNYVDGSWQKPAGRDSQPVTNPATGERLATIPFSDAADLDTAVDAANEAYDDWRNTAVEDRIQPLFRLKSLLEEHIDELAELLVREHGKTRAEARGELRRGIENVEVACGMPRLQQAGTLANAAPDIDESAVREPLGTFVGITPFNFPAMISLWFLPHAVASGNAFILKPSEQDPLVTQRIFELVDQAGFPDGVVQLLNGGPDTVNEILAHPGIEGVSFVGSTPVARHIYETAAANGKRVQAQGGAKNHVIVTESADLSYAAEKTVSSACACAGERCLSNDVVVVEDSVYDAFADEMVAKMRDQTVGYGLDDGVDIGAIISADHEETIRRYVQSGVDEGAELLVDGRDVTVEGYEDGNFVGPSLFGEVSPEMTIVREEHFGPIVGLVRVEDFDEAVDVVNRSDFGNAASLFTDSGHKASRFKCEVEAGNLGVNVGTAAPMAFFAFGGRKDSFFGDLHAQGSDLVNFYTDKMSYIERWPDQS; from the coding sequence ATGCTAGCAAGCCTGAGCGATGACGGCGAGGTACAGAACTATGTGGACGGCTCGTGGCAGAAACCGGCCGGGCGTGACAGCCAGCCGGTAACCAACCCTGCGACCGGGGAGCGACTGGCGACGATCCCGTTCAGCGATGCAGCGGACCTCGACACGGCCGTCGACGCGGCGAACGAAGCATACGACGACTGGAGAAACACCGCCGTCGAGGACCGCATCCAGCCGCTGTTCCGACTGAAGTCGTTGCTTGAGGAGCACATCGACGAACTCGCCGAACTTCTGGTCCGCGAGCACGGCAAGACTCGAGCCGAGGCCCGGGGCGAACTTCGCCGCGGTATCGAGAACGTGGAGGTGGCCTGTGGGATGCCGCGACTCCAGCAAGCCGGCACGCTCGCTAACGCCGCGCCCGACATTGACGAGAGTGCCGTCCGTGAGCCACTCGGGACGTTCGTCGGCATCACGCCGTTTAATTTCCCGGCGATGATCTCGCTGTGGTTCCTCCCCCATGCCGTCGCTTCGGGCAACGCCTTCATCCTGAAACCCAGCGAACAGGATCCCCTCGTTACCCAGCGTATCTTCGAGCTAGTAGACCAGGCCGGCTTCCCGGACGGCGTCGTCCAATTGCTCAACGGTGGGCCCGACACCGTGAACGAAATTCTCGCCCACCCAGGTATTGAGGGCGTCTCGTTCGTCGGCAGCACGCCGGTCGCCCGCCACATCTACGAGACGGCGGCGGCCAACGGGAAGCGCGTCCAGGCCCAGGGCGGCGCGAAGAACCACGTCATCGTCACCGAGAGCGCCGACCTCTCGTACGCTGCCGAGAAGACGGTCTCCTCAGCCTGTGCCTGTGCTGGTGAGCGCTGTCTCTCGAACGATGTCGTCGTTGTCGAGGACTCGGTCTATGACGCGTTTGCCGACGAGATGGTTGCGAAGATGCGCGACCAGACCGTCGGGTACGGCCTCGACGACGGAGTCGATATCGGCGCGATCATCAGCGCCGACCACGAGGAGACGATCAGGAGATACGTCCAGTCTGGCGTGGACGAGGGTGCTGAGCTCCTCGTCGACGGGCGCGACGTGACCGTCGAGGGCTACGAGGACGGAAACTTCGTTGGTCCGTCGCTGTTCGGCGAGGTGTCGCCGGAGATGACCATCGTCCGCGAGGAACACTTCGGCCCTATCGTGGGACTGGTCCGCGTCGAGGACTTCGATGAGGCCGTCGACGTCGTCAACCGGAGCGACTTCGGCAACGCCGCGAGCCTGTTCACCGACAGCGGCCACAAGGCTAGTCGGTTCAAATGTGAAGTGGAGGCCGGGAACCTGGGCGTGAACGTTGGCACGGCCGCACCGATGGCGTTCTTTGCGTTCGGGGGACGGAAGGACTCGTTCTTCGGCGACCTCCACGCCCAGGGCTCGGACCTTGTCAACTTCTACACGGACAAAATGAGCTACATCGAGCGGTGGCCGGATCAGTCCTGA
- a CDS encoding ribbon-helix-helix protein, CopG family: protein MGTTRVNFRLPDELVEKADIAAKITHKDRTEIVTEALRAYLDEIEDEEAFKEELVELYLEDELGFEVLKAFVGRQDAEAVRASKTVLDQGEALADELAELE from the coding sequence ATGGGAACGACTCGCGTCAACTTTCGACTCCCGGACGAATTGGTCGAAAAGGCCGATATCGCAGCGAAGATTACCCATAAGGATCGGACTGAGATCGTCACCGAAGCGCTTCGCGCGTATCTGGACGAGATCGAAGACGAGGAAGCGTTCAAAGAGGAGCTCGTCGAGTTGTATCTTGAGGACGAGCTCGGCTTCGAGGTGCTCAAAGCGTTCGTCGGCCGGCAGGACGCCGAAGCAGTCCGCGCCTCGAAGACCGTCCTCGACCAGGGTGAAGCCCTCGCTGACGAGCTCGCGGAGCTGGAATGA
- a CDS encoding inositol monophosphatase family protein: MSDDNGDRERRDGTESEARRRFLKLAGVTGTAGAAGIVGSNGVLSALAAEGDGDDEGVEIEDLQGQMPIENRYLRIAVLAAAKAAQLHQNYFGKIGEAEEKDPQNLLTEVDTEAETLIRDTIREELGDDFEDENHALYGEEQGGQLEGGYVWIIDPLDGTTNFSKGIPHFGVNIAVTKDGELYAGVMYYSLRDEVYVAVRDEGAYKFRSDGYDLVAEDSEPTELSVTDTEVIEDSFHGVGFYLKETADDYDYMGLWRYLFAYTQGTRLLGAAAPDLAFVAEGVFDTVSVKDLKPVDVAPEALLVREAGGTVTDFDGNTDLDSILEGSVVASNGELHDDFFNLLEDSGKDWLTRPIDTLER, encoded by the coding sequence ATGTCAGACGACAATGGTGACCGCGAACGCAGAGACGGTACCGAGAGCGAAGCTCGCCGACGGTTTCTCAAGTTGGCTGGCGTGACCGGGACTGCCGGGGCGGCAGGAATCGTCGGCTCCAACGGTGTTCTCAGCGCCCTCGCCGCAGAAGGCGATGGCGACGACGAGGGGGTCGAGATCGAGGACCTCCAGGGGCAGATGCCGATCGAGAATCGTTACCTCAGGATCGCCGTCCTGGCCGCGGCGAAGGCGGCGCAGCTTCACCAGAACTACTTCGGCAAGATCGGAGAGGCCGAGGAAAAGGACCCACAGAACCTCCTCACGGAGGTTGACACGGAAGCGGAGACGCTGATCCGTGACACGATCAGGGAAGAGCTCGGCGACGACTTCGAGGACGAGAATCACGCGCTGTACGGCGAGGAGCAGGGCGGCCAACTCGAAGGGGGGTACGTCTGGATCATCGACCCGCTCGACGGGACGACGAACTTCTCCAAGGGCATCCCCCACTTCGGCGTCAACATCGCCGTTACGAAAGACGGCGAACTGTACGCTGGTGTGATGTATTACTCGCTCCGGGACGAAGTGTACGTCGCGGTTCGGGACGAAGGCGCCTACAAGTTCCGGAGCGATGGCTATGACCTCGTCGCCGAGGACTCGGAGCCGACGGAGTTGTCCGTCACCGACACCGAGGTCATCGAGGACTCGTTCCACGGGGTCGGGTTCTACCTCAAGGAGACGGCCGACGACTACGACTACATGGGCCTGTGGCGATACCTCTTCGCGTACACGCAGGGGACGCGACTGCTCGGAGCCGCCGCACCCGACCTGGCGTTCGTCGCCGAGGGCGTGTTCGACACGGTCTCGGTGAAGGACCTCAAGCCGGTCGACGTCGCGCCCGAGGCGCTGCTCGTCCGAGAGGCGGGCGGGACGGTGACCGACTTCGACGGAAACACCGACCTCGACAGCATACTCGAGGGGAGCGTCGTCGCCTCGAACGGCGAACTCCACGACGACTTCTTCAACCTGCTCGAGGACTCCGGAAAAGACTGGCTCACCAGACCGATCGACACGCTCGAACGCTAG
- a CDS encoding glycerophosphodiester phosphodiesterase, with protein MFGIPNIGRRTVLKATSAAVLGSSVGGVVSAEGRDDGTLSDDESTTLIAHRGFAGVYPENTVAAVEQASRGGRGDDAARRGAEMIEIDVVPCGGRPHEGDDFEVVVFHDDRLASRDGGERGLTDHENTLVWETPCSEVRTAEVLESGETVPTLREVLSVIPSNVAVNIELKNPGDTDVRFAEKLEGGELEDRKDVWRPFTRRVLDIAAEFENRVLVSSFMEAALATTREYDADVPIAFLFWDSIGVGLEITNKYDCEALHPPYNMVVGSPFFNDSYYIDDPGFADIDLIERAHDEGRAVNTWTVGTWYQAEQLVDAGVDGVIADYPGVLD; from the coding sequence ATGTTCGGAATTCCCAACATCGGTCGGCGGACCGTGCTGAAGGCGACGAGCGCAGCGGTACTCGGATCGTCCGTCGGAGGGGTTGTGAGCGCGGAGGGTCGCGACGACGGCACGTTGTCGGACGACGAGTCGACGACGCTGATTGCGCATCGTGGGTTCGCGGGCGTGTATCCAGAAAACACGGTTGCCGCCGTGGAACAGGCTTCCAGAGGGGGGAGAGGCGACGACGCGGCCAGGCGCGGCGCCGAGATGATCGAGATCGACGTGGTGCCCTGCGGCGGGCGCCCCCACGAGGGCGACGACTTCGAGGTCGTGGTCTTCCACGACGACCGGCTTGCTTCGCGCGACGGCGGGGAGCGCGGTCTCACCGACCATGAGAACACGCTCGTGTGGGAGACACCCTGTTCGGAGGTGCGAACCGCCGAGGTCCTCGAGAGCGGGGAGACAGTGCCGACGCTGCGGGAGGTTCTGTCGGTGATCCCGTCGAATGTGGCCGTCAACATCGAACTGAAGAATCCAGGCGATACCGACGTTCGATTCGCCGAGAAGTTGGAAGGTGGCGAACTCGAGGACCGGAAAGACGTCTGGCGGCCGTTCACCCGGCGCGTGCTCGACATTGCGGCCGAGTTCGAGAACCGCGTCCTCGTGTCGTCGTTCATGGAGGCCGCGCTCGCGACGACGCGCGAGTACGACGCCGACGTCCCGATCGCGTTCCTGTTCTGGGACTCGATCGGCGTCGGGCTCGAGATTACCAACAAGTACGATTGCGAAGCGCTCCACCCGCCGTACAACATGGTCGTCGGATCGCCGTTCTTCAACGACTCCTACTACATCGACGACCCCGGATTCGCCGATATCGACCTGATAGAGCGAGCCCACGACGAGGGGCGGGCGGTAAACACGTGGACAGTCGGGACCTGGTATCAGGCGGAGCAGCTCGTCGACGCGGGGGTCGACGGAGTCATCGCCGACTATCCCGGCGTGCTCGACTGA
- a CDS encoding AMP-binding protein, translating into MKFRDYSQLCLRYAERPAIKTPDRTLTYADLETQSAKLANAFRSMGLRDGDRIAVLMRNYPEFIASEIAAARAGVVVVPSNDQHDGDDLERAIVRANVRTLVVGPGFFVTVDRIWQGPWFVGMA; encoded by the coding sequence GTGAAATTTCGTGACTACAGTCAGCTCTGTTTGCGCTATGCGGAGCGGCCAGCGATCAAAACGCCGGACCGAACACTGACCTACGCAGACCTCGAGACCCAGTCGGCCAAACTAGCGAACGCATTTCGATCGATGGGACTCAGAGATGGGGATCGGATCGCCGTTCTGATGCGCAACTACCCCGAGTTCATCGCCTCGGAAATCGCCGCTGCTCGTGCCGGCGTCGTCGTTGTCCCATCGAACGATCAGCATGATGGGGACGACCTCGAACGCGCGATCGTCCGCGCAAACGTCAGAACGCTCGTCGTTGGGCCCGGGTTTTTCGTCACCGTCGATCGTATCTGGCAGGGCCCATGGTTTGTGGGGATGGCGTAA
- a CDS encoding mannonate dehydratase produces the protein MNPTVVLPPRPDRRWTIAKQLGLDTAVVRFWGVEEWWDYETLMRTTTRFADHGFSLDVVEDRPPMEKTVLGKEGRDEEIATVKRLLHNMGRLGIDTYCWVWTENPLGVIRTSDSLPGRGDSQRIGYDHEWMERAPDHEAADLTEAELWENLEYFLDEVVPVAEEAGVNLALHPDDPPTSPVRGVPRIVTSVNDYHRILDMYDSPRHGVTFCQGNFAAMGADIPETIHEFGDRIHFVHFRDVEGDAQDFVETWHDEGPTDMRAAIEAYREVGFEGPIRPDHVPRMVGEEDRDEAMSGYTDMGRLFAIGYIKGLLE, from the coding sequence ATGAACCCGACCGTCGTGCTACCGCCGCGACCGGATCGCCGCTGGACGATCGCCAAACAGCTCGGCCTCGACACGGCCGTCGTCCGGTTCTGGGGCGTCGAGGAATGGTGGGACTACGAGACGTTGATGCGCACGACGACGCGGTTCGCCGACCACGGCTTCTCACTTGACGTCGTTGAGGACCGTCCACCGATGGAGAAGACCGTCCTCGGAAAAGAGGGGCGCGACGAGGAGATCGCAACGGTCAAGCGACTGCTCCACAACATGGGACGACTCGGCATCGACACCTACTGCTGGGTGTGGACCGAGAACCCCCTGGGTGTCATCCGGACTTCCGACTCGCTGCCGGGTCGCGGCGACTCGCAGCGCATCGGCTACGACCACGAGTGGATGGAGCGCGCCCCCGATCACGAGGCGGCGGATCTCACTGAAGCAGAACTGTGGGAGAATCTCGAGTACTTTCTCGACGAAGTCGTCCCCGTCGCGGAGGAGGCAGGCGTAAACCTCGCGCTTCACCCCGACGATCCGCCGACCTCGCCCGTTCGGGGCGTCCCCCGCATCGTCACATCTGTCAATGACTACCATCGGATCCTCGATATGTATGACAGTCCACGTCACGGGGTGACGTTCTGTCAGGGCAACTTCGCCGCCATGGGCGCGGACATCCCGGAGACGATCCACGAGTTCGGCGATCGAATCCACTTCGTTCACTTCCGCGACGTCGAGGGCGACGCCCAAGACTTCGTCGAGACGTGGCACGACGAGGGACCGACCGACATGAGGGCCGCCATCGAAGCGTACCGGGAGGTCGGCTTCGAGGGACCCATTCGTCCCGATCACGTGCCGCGAATGGTCGGTGAGGAGGACCGTGACGAGGCGATGTCAGGTTACACTGACATGGGCCGCTTGTTCGCCATCGGCTACATCAAAGGATTGCTCGAATAG
- a CDS encoding AGE family epimerase/isomerase, translating to MIADRLAARRAKFVAWLRIQYPDVLANRGFRVLHPETGERYTDERRHLVATCRSISNFALGATAECPKWCLDTAEHGLRILRADYRAADGGYHLVIDDDGESIDRTRSACGHAFVLLAYARAAVAGLDGAAADLEATHGLLEERFRDDAGLFRSDCESDWEELKAYRGQNANMHACEAYIAACEATGEDRYLERARHIADAITVGFAEETGGLLWEHYTDEWGCDFAYNEDEPGHQFRPPGYQPAHHVKWAKFLGLLDRYGVDVNATSAAEMDDRAIDLFDAAILAGRRTGSHTPLNPTGVRSFPTVTAGLLRRRSAPRQYSPSAQTRTDMKTRLIASATRNVGSSPVRMRIAGRLDSGTRSASPEGRREIDPSGPTGRRIRLPPRERVLRELAVRTEGERA from the coding sequence ATGATAGCAGATCGATTAGCCGCACGGCGAGCGAAATTCGTAGCGTGGCTACGAATTCAGTATCCGGACGTGCTCGCTAATCGCGGGTTCCGGGTGCTTCATCCGGAGACGGGCGAGCGGTACACCGACGAGCGCCGACACCTCGTCGCGACGTGTCGCTCGATCTCGAACTTCGCACTCGGCGCTACCGCGGAGTGTCCGAAGTGGTGTCTCGACACGGCCGAACACGGACTACGGATCCTGCGAGCGGACTACCGCGCTGCAGACGGCGGGTACCACCTCGTTATTGATGACGACGGCGAGTCTATCGATCGAACGCGGTCGGCGTGCGGCCACGCTTTCGTCCTGCTCGCGTACGCCCGAGCGGCGGTTGCCGGACTTGACGGCGCCGCGGCAGATCTCGAGGCAACCCACGGACTGCTCGAAGAGCGCTTCCGCGACGACGCGGGACTGTTCCGCAGTGACTGTGAGAGCGACTGGGAAGAACTGAAGGCGTATCGGGGCCAGAACGCCAACATGCACGCGTGCGAGGCGTACATCGCTGCCTGTGAGGCGACGGGTGAAGACCGCTACCTGGAGCGCGCACGCCACATCGCAGACGCGATCACCGTCGGTTTCGCGGAGGAGACCGGCGGGCTGCTGTGGGAACACTACACTGACGAGTGGGGCTGCGACTTCGCTTACAACGAGGACGAGCCTGGTCACCAGTTCCGTCCGCCGGGGTATCAGCCCGCCCACCATGTGAAGTGGGCGAAGTTTCTCGGCCTGCTCGATCGCTACGGAGTCGACGTAAACGCGACCAGCGCGGCGGAGATGGACGATCGTGCAATCGACCTGTTCGACGCTGCGATCTTGGCTGGACGGAGAACGGGTTCGCATACACCGTTGAACCCGACGGGAGTCCGATCGTTCCCGACCGTTACGGCTGGGCTCTTGCGGAGACGCTCGGCGCCTCGGCAGTACTCGCCGAGCGCGCAGACGCGTACGGACATGAAGACGAGATTGATCGCCTCCGCGACTAGGAACGTCGGTTCGTCGCCTGTGCGGATGCGTATCGCGGGCCGGCTGGACTCTGGTACGAGAAGCGCTTCGCCCGAAGGACGGCGGGAAATCGATCCCTCCGGACCCACCGGGCGTCGAATCCGATTACCACCCCGCGAGCGCGTACTACGAGAGTTGGCGGTCCGCACTGAAGGTGAGAGAGCGTGA
- a CDS encoding mannonate dehydratase yields MVQTALILPPEPDERWHLAAQMGVSKAVIHPLEIGNGRTHWSRDDLLGLSNWLEEVDLEFSVLEGSVPISDRVRLGRDGRDEDIEIFKQFLRDCGAVGIDTVCYDWMVGVRWARTKAHVESRGGSYVTAFDIDDTIDVAPNETPDATREDLWEALEYFLQEVVPVAEEAGVKLGLHPDDPPRPKLSGIPRIVTSVEAYDRLLELHPSPHNGITFCQGNFAAMGADIPAAIERFGDRVHFVHFRDVEGDADRFVETWHDEGPTDMLAAMRAYERYVDDDVPIRPDHVPTMAGEDNSNPGYHTNGRLFAVGYMAGLLEAARES; encoded by the coding sequence ATGGTTCAGACAGCGTTAATATTGCCGCCTGAGCCGGACGAACGGTGGCATTTGGCAGCACAGATGGGCGTTTCGAAGGCCGTGATTCACCCGCTCGAGATCGGCAACGGCCGAACGCACTGGTCGCGCGACGATCTTCTCGGACTCTCGAACTGGCTCGAGGAAGTCGATCTCGAATTTTCGGTGCTCGAAGGCTCCGTGCCGATCTCCGATCGGGTTCGGTTGGGCCGAGACGGCCGCGACGAGGATATCGAGATCTTCAAGCAATTCCTTCGGGACTGTGGTGCCGTCGGCATCGATACCGTCTGTTACGACTGGATGGTCGGCGTTCGATGGGCGCGGACGAAAGCCCACGTCGAATCGAGAGGCGGGTCGTACGTGACCGCGTTCGACATCGACGATACGATCGACGTCGCACCGAACGAGACGCCCGACGCCACCAGAGAAGACCTCTGGGAGGCGCTCGAGTACTTCCTCCAGGAGGTCGTTCCGGTCGCGGAGGAGGCGGGGGTGAAACTCGGCTTGCACCCGGACGATCCACCGCGGCCAAAACTCAGCGGCATTCCCCGGATCGTCACGTCCGTCGAGGCGTACGATCGGCTACTCGAGTTACATCCGAGCCCACACAACGGGATCACGTTCTGTCAGGGGAACTTCGCCGCGATGGGGGCGGACATTCCGGCGGCGATCGAACGGTTCGGCGACAGGGTTCACTTCGTCCATTTCCGCGACGTCGAAGGGGACGCTGATCGGTTCGTCGAAACGTGGCACGACGAGGGGCCCACCGACATGCTCGCGGCCATGCGCGCGTACGAGCGATACGTCGACGACGACGTGCCGATCCGACCGGACCACGTGCCGACGATGGCCGGCGAAGACAACTCGAATCCGGGGTATCACACGAACGGCCGACTGTTCGCCGTCGGGTACATGGCGGGACTGCTCGAGGCCGCTCGGGAGAGCTAG
- a CDS encoding aldose 1-epimerase, with amino-acid sequence MSDAVETVGMSPHARTEYRRKGLDVVFLENDHVHVEILAGKGGDITEFRDKRTDTNVLFEAPHEWRPPTRTVGAPDGAFTFLDHYPGGWQDVLPAAGGPSESAGASLALHGESSLVPFDVEVTAETRSIASVELTAQLTRYPLRLSRVLTLRADDPTLSVRTTAINEGSVPIDYSWLQHLAFGPPLVGPNAVLNVPCRTVRVDPDHDAETARLPAGERFDWPIWDAGDEPVDLRRFPPRETPVHDLVALCDLTEGRYTLSNPSVDLGVTVRFPRSLYEYVWYWQPLGGFDVSPFFGRAYAVGLEPCTSIPNAGLAAAQENGTANRLEPKTSVSATISVTTHSARS; translated from the coding sequence ATGTCGGACGCCGTCGAAACGGTCGGCATGTCACCTCACGCCAGGACGGAGTATCGTCGAAAGGGTCTCGACGTCGTGTTCCTCGAGAACGATCACGTCCACGTCGAAATTCTCGCCGGCAAGGGCGGCGATATCACCGAGTTCCGGGACAAGCGCACCGACACGAACGTCCTGTTCGAAGCGCCCCACGAGTGGCGCCCGCCGACGCGGACCGTCGGGGCGCCCGACGGCGCGTTCACGTTTCTCGATCACTACCCGGGCGGGTGGCAGGACGTGCTCCCCGCCGCGGGCGGTCCGAGCGAATCGGCGGGTGCGTCGCTCGCTCTTCACGGCGAGTCGAGTCTCGTTCCTTTCGACGTTGAGGTGACGGCCGAAACACGATCGATCGCCAGCGTCGAACTGACGGCGCAGCTGACCCGGTATCCGCTTCGTCTCTCGCGCGTCCTCACACTTCGGGCCGACGACCCGACGCTCTCCGTTCGGACGACCGCGATCAACGAGGGATCGGTTCCGATCGACTACTCCTGGTTACAACACCTCGCGTTCGGCCCGCCACTCGTCGGCCCGAACGCCGTCCTCAACGTTCCGTGCCGGACGGTTCGGGTCGATCCGGATCACGACGCCGAAACTGCTCGTCTCCCGGCTGGCGAACGCTTCGACTGGCCGATCTGGGACGCGGGAGACGAGCCGGTCGACCTTCGGCGCTTTCCGCCCCGCGAGACGCCGGTTCACGACTTGGTCGCGCTCTGTGACCTGACGGAGGGCCGTTACACGCTGTCGAATCCGTCGGTTGACCTCGGCGTCACCGTACGATTTCCGCGATCGCTCTATGAGTACGTCTGGTACTGGCAGCCTCTCGGCGGGTTCGACGTCTCACCGTTTTTCGGTCGGGCCTACGCGGTCGGGCTCGAACCGTGCACGTCCATCCCGAACGCCGGGTTGGCCGCGGCGCAGGAAAACGGGACGGCGAACCGCCTTGAACCGAAAACATCGGTATCCGCCACGATCTCGGTGACGACCCACTCGGCTCGGAGCTGA